A genomic segment from Spinacia oleracea cultivar Varoflay chromosome 3, BTI_SOV_V1, whole genome shotgun sequence encodes:
- the LOC110797991 gene encoding uncharacterized protein yields the protein MKRVCISLLHQKKKKKVCISLLNFILLVHTLPPSRFAPVKLFKFKGGEEGKTAEMDYSCCPICENPIPINEIEWHVNNHLEDDEFTKDMELAQLIALAPPSPPQIDRSFCLDFNSESVYEEVPESSTSSLSRDQRSRSSKDESKNIDEQICCIISLQSKAVFYKVELGLMTLLKNCLERENSTSILSGYVDHFQSTRSEDMGWGCGWRNIQMVSSHLLMERSEAREVLFGGSGYVPEIASLQRWLEVAWQRGFDIVGSNYFKGKIYGTKKWIGTTECAALLCFFGLRGKIVDFDSKGNKRDIGQVHGPMDRFLVRKDTDIKEGLAKFGDGSMQNNKGYQALIDWVWSYFSENKPKESQKRGVVVTNKMPIYFQHQGHSRTIIGIQAKHQKNGSKQYNLLVLDPGHKTEALEKSLKENFGWQKFLKRGLHTLRKPQYQLCYVDPGIARAEEIERLKNLTSVRIEC from the exons atgaaaagagTATGCATTTCATTGCtacatcaaaaaaaaaagaaaaaagtatgCATTTCATTGCTCAACTTCATACTCTTAGTTCATACACTTCCACCGTCGCGGTTTGCACCAGTTAAACTCTTCAAATTCAAAG GAGGAGAAGAAGGGAAAACAGCGGAAATGGATTATTCTTGCTGCCCCATTTGCGAAAATCCGATACCAATTAACGAAATTGAATG GCATGTGAATAACCACTTGGAGGATGATGAATTTACCAAGGATATGGAATTAGCTCAGCTAATCGCACTTGCCCCACCAAGCCCACCTCAAATT GACAGAAGCTTCTGCTTGGATTTCAATTCCGAGTCAGTATATGAAGAGGTTCCAGAAAGTAGTACGTCGAGTCTATCGAGAGATCAAAGGAGTAGAAGCAGCAAGGATGAATCAAAAAATATTGATGAACAGATTTGTTGTATTATAAGTTTACAGAGTAAGGCAGTCTTTTATAAGGTTGAATTAGGACTAATGACCTTACTTAAAAACTGCTTGGAACGTGAAAACTCTACAAGCATACTCTCAGGTTATGTTGATCACTTTCAAAGCACTAGGTCAGAGGATATGGGATGGGGTTGTGGATGGCGTAATATTCAAATGGTTAGCTCACACTTGCTTATGGAAAGATCAGAAGCAAGAGAGGTTTTATTTGGAGGTTCAGGATATGTGCCAGAAATTGCTTCACTTCAAAGATGGCTTGAAGTTGCCTGGCAGAGGGGTTTTGACATTGTTGGCTCAAATTATTTTAAGGGGAAAATTTATGGCACAAAGAAATGGATAGGGACAACAGAGTGTGCGGCACTCTTATGTTTTTTTGGTCTTCGAGGAAAGATAGTTGATTTTGACAGTAAGGGTAACAAGAGAGATATAGGGCAAGTTCATGGACCTATGGATAGATTTCTCGTCAGAAAAGACACTGACATTAAGGAGGGTCTTGCTAAGTTTGGTGATGGTTCTATGCAGAATAACAAGGGCTATCAAGCTTTGATTGATTGGGTTTGGAGTTACTTTTCTGAAAACAAGCCAAAGGAATCACAAAAACGTGGGGTTGTTGTTACGAATAAGAT GCCAATATATTTTCAGCATCAGGGCCATTCAAGGACAATCATCGGTATTCAAGCCAAGCATCAAAAGAATGGATCAAAACAGTACAACTTACTTGTATTAGATCCTGGTCAT AAAACAGAGGCTTTGGAGAAATCATTAAAAGAAAATTTTGGATGGCAAAAATTTCTGAAAAGAGGGCTTCATACTTTGAGGAAGCCTCAGTATCAG CTGTGCTATGTTGATCCTGGAATTGCTCGGGCAGAGGAGATTGAGAGGCTGAAGAATTTGACTAGTGTTCGCATTGAATGCTAG